The Bacteroidota bacterium DNA segment ATATGTTGAAATTCAAACTGGGACATTTTATAAGTTGTAAGTCAAAAAAGTTGTAAGTCGTAAATTAAAAAATAATCGCAAATAGTACTTGAAAATTAATCAGGGAATTTTCTTAAAAACAGTCAATTTTAATAGTATTTCCAACAGAAAGAACCCCGCTGCAAGCAGTGCAAAAACAAGATATTCCTCTTTCTTTTTCGTAAATTTTGTTACGTCAATTTTTGATTTCTCAAGTTTATCAATCTGTTTATAAATCTCATCGAGTTTTTGTTTATCGGTTGCCCTGAAGTACTCTCCGCCTGTAGTTTGCGCGATATTGCGAAGCAGGTCTTCATCAATCTGCACTTCGATGTTCTGGTACTGAATTCCGAAATTAGTCTGAAACGGATATGGCGCCATACCTTTTGTTCCAACTCCGATAGTGTAAACACGCACACCAAATTTCTTCGCAATTTCAGCGGCGGTCATTGGATCCATGGAACCCGTATTGTTGATACCGTCGGTAAGCAATATCACTACCTTGCTGATGGCTTCGCTTTTGCGAATATGATAAACCGAAAGCCCCAGCCCGTCGCCGATGGCCGTACCATCAGCAATAACACCGCTCTTTACAGACGAGAACAACGATTTAAGTCTTGTATGATCGATGGTAAGCGGGCATTGCATAAATGCTTCAGAACTAAAAATCACCAGACCGATACGGTCATTGGGTCTTCCGTCAATAAAATTCATTGCCACTTCCTTCGATGCATCGAGACGATTGGGTTTGAAATCTTCCGCAAGCATACTGCCTGAAATATCCATAGCAAGCAGCATATCAATTCCCTCAACTTTGAAATCATTCCGGTCAAAACTTGTTTGCGGACGCGCCAGAATAATTATAATAAGCGCTACCGTAAGCATCCGCAGTATAAACGGCAGGTGCCTGATACGCTGACGAAATGTTTTGGCTGTATTGGAAAATCCCTCTGAACCGGACACGCCAATTTCAGGGGTATTACTGTTATTATAATACCAATAATGTGCGATGAGCACAGGAATCACCGCCAGTAATATAAAGAAAAACGGCCGGGCAAAACAAATTTCAAAATACGGAATACACATCGCTTTATTCGTTTATTACCGGTTCATTACTATTTTTATCGGTCGCCGATGAATTTCCATTCGCTTTATCCTCCTGTTTTGTACGTGTTACAAAGGCAACAGCATTTTTCATGGCAAGGTCATTTTCATCGGGCAGTGGCTCAAATTTCGCAAACTTCACCATATCGGTCATCTGTAATACTTTTCGCAATAGGTCGCGGTCATCTGTTGAAATTCCGCTTAAAGCAAGCGTTTCGAGAATATCAATAGTTATCATTTCCATTGCAATGACACCAAAGCGTCCTTCGATGTAGGTCCGCAAAATATCGGAAAGCCGACTGTGGTATTCTTTGGTTTTTCCGTATTGCCACAGATGCGCTATGCGCAGCTTTTCCAGTTCGGCAAGTGCGGTGATATGAGCCGGAATCTTTGGTTTTGACGGCAGCACAATGAGCGCTTTTTTATTTTTAAGTCGCAGATAAACATATATTCCCAAACCTGCCAGAAGCATTATTCCCAATGCCAGTAACAGCCATGGTAAAATTTCGCGAAACGTGAGAGGCGCTTTAAGCGGTGGCTTGATGTCTTTAAATTCAGCAGTTGTGTCAACAGCTAAGTTGCGCACCATAATCATAACCGGACCCGTTTGTGCAAAACGTTTTGTAGTATCGCCCGGCTT contains these protein-coding regions:
- a CDS encoding VWA domain-containing protein: MCFARPFFFILLAVIPVLIAHYWYYNNSNTPEIGVSGSEGFSNTAKTFRQRIRHLPFILRMLTVALIIIILARPQTSFDRNDFKVEGIDMLLAMDISGSMLAEDFKPNRLDASKEVAMNFIDGRPNDRIGLVIFSSEAFMQCPLTIDHTRLKSLFSSVKSGVIADGTAIGDGLGLSVYHIRKSEAISKVVILLTDGINNTGSMDPMTAAEIAKKFGVRVYTIGVGTKGMAPYPFQTNFGIQYQNIEVQIDEDLLRNIAQTTGGEYFRATDKQKLDEIYKQIDKLEKSKIDVTKFTKKKEEYLVFALLAAGFFLLEILLKLTVFKKIP